A window of the Salmo trutta chromosome 25, fSalTru1.1, whole genome shotgun sequence genome harbors these coding sequences:
- the pfn4 gene encoding profilin-4, whose product MNQFQNLINDCLIDTKHVESAVILVAKTAAVTAASARFQVLPPQAQIFIDSFKHMTLTREQGFYFQDKAYTCVRADRNSIYCKCGTHGLILVKTAHYVIVATYNESMYPSVCVEAVEKLAVYLKDKGK is encoded by the exons ATGAACCAATTTCAGAATTTGATAAATGACTGTCTTATCGATACAAAACACGTGGAAAGCGCTGTCATTCTGGTTGCCAAGACTGCGGCAGTGACTGCGGCGTCTGCGAGGTTTCAG GTTCTTCCACCACAAGCCCAGATTTTCATAGACTCTTTCAAGCACATGACATTGACCAGAGAGCAGGGCTTCTACTTCCAAGACAAAGCATACACCTGTGTCCGAGCTGACAGGAACTCCATCTACTGCAAATGT GGAACACATGGCTTGATTCTTGTGAAGACTGCTCATTACGTTATAGTGGCCACATACAACGAAAGCATgtaccctagtgtgtgtgtggaggctgtCGAGAAACTAG CTGTGTACCTCAAGGATAAGGGGAAATGA